One window from the genome of Haliaeetus albicilla chromosome 26, bHalAlb1.1, whole genome shotgun sequence encodes:
- the KLHDC8A gene encoding kelch domain-containing protein 8A encodes MELANTKDFQWKTLAPLPSRRVYSTLVEAGGQVFAIGGCDDNGVPMDCFEVYSPEADQWTSLPPMPTARAGVAVATLGKRIMVIGGVGVNQMPLKIVEMYNIDEGKWKKRNSLREAAMGISVTAKDYRVYAAGGMGSDLRPHNYLQHYDMLKDIWVSLAAMPTPRYAATSFLRGTKIYVLGGRQSKYAINAFEVFDTETRSWTKFPNIPNKRAFSSFVPTEDKLFSLGGLRQGRLYRQPKFMRTVDMFDMEQGGWMKMERSFYLKKRRADFVAGYLKGRVVVAGGLGNQPTVLESAEAFHPEKNKWESLPPMPTPRCACSSIVIRNCLLAVGGVSQGLSSAVEALCLSDS; translated from the exons ATGGAGCTAGCTAATACCAAAGATTTCCAGTGGAAAACCCTCGCCCCGCTCCCAAGCCGCAGGGTCTACTCGACCTTGGTGGAAGCTGGCGGGCAGGTGTTTGCCATCGGGGGCTGCGATGACAACGGTGTCCCCATGGATTGCTTTGAGGTCTACTCCCCTGAGGCCGACCAGTGGACCTCGCTGCCCCCCATGCCCACGGCTCGGGCCGGGGTGGCCGTGGCCACTTTGGGCAAGAGGATCATGGTGATAGGAGGGGTTGGAGTGAATCAAATGCCGCTGAAGATAGTGGAGATGTACAACATAGATGAGGGCAAGTGGAAGAAGAGGAACTCACTGAGAGAAGCAGCCATGGGCATCTCGGTGACGGCAAAAG ACTATAGAGTCTATGCAGCTGGTGGGATGGGATCTGACCTGAGGCCGCACAACTACCTGCAGCACTACGACATGCTCAAGGACATCTGGGTGTCGCTGGCGGCCATGCCCACACCCAGGTACGCTGCCACATCCTTCCTGCGAGGCACCAAGATCTACGTGCTGG GTGGAAGGCAGTCCAAGTATGCTATCAATGCCTTTGAGGTCTTTGACACAGAGACCAGGTCGTGGACCAAGTTTCCCAACATCCCGAACAAAAGGGCCTTCTCCAGCTTCGTGCCCACAGAAGACAAACTCTTCAGTCTCGGGGGCCTGCGGCAGGGACGGCTCTACCGGCAGCCCAAGTTCATGAGGACCGTGGACATGTTTGATATGGAACAAG GTGGCTGGATGAAGATGGAGCGCTCCTTCTACCTGAAGAAAAGGCGAGCAGACTTCGTGGCTGGCTACCTGAAAGGCAGAGTCGTTGTGGCTGGGGGGCTAG GAAACCAGCCAACCGTCCTGGAGTCCGCAGAGGCCTTCCACCCCGAGAAGAACAAGTGGGAGAGCTTGCCCCCCATGCCCACCCCACGCTGTGCCTGCTCCAGCATCGTGATCCGGAACTGCCTGCTGGCTGTCGGTGGGGTGAGCCAGGGCCTGAGCAGTGCCGTGGAGGCCCTGTGCCTCTCCGATTCCTAG